The DNA sequence TCGAGTTCCGCTGGCGCGACCAGTTCAACCTGTCGCTCGACCCGGACACGGCGGAGAAATATCACGACCAGACCCTGCCCGCCGAGGGCGCGAAGACCGCGCACTTCTGCTCCATGTGCGGCCCCAAATTCTGCTCGATGAAAATCACGCAGGAGGTCCGGGACTTCGCAGCGAAGCAGAACCAACCCGCCGACTCATTCATCGCGGCCGAAGATGCGGAAAAAGGCATGGCCGAAATGAGCGAGACTTTCAAAAATAAGGGGGGCGAGATTTACCTTCCCGCTTCGGACTGATCTGTCCAAGCCCATGAAATATCATCGCCTGTGAAGAGCGTGGCGGGGTATACCTTCTGATATACCCCGCCATAGCAGTGCGGTCGGTTCGGCCCAGGTGGTAGCTTGCCTCAATCCTGAAAAAGAGGAGGCTACCCTTGGCTGAGGAACCCACCATTCTGGCTGCGACCGAAGACCGCCGCAACTTCCTGAAAACCTGCGGGCGGTTCGCTGCGACCGTTCCCCCGGCAATGACGATCATGTTGTCGACCTCCCTGTCGTCACAGGCAATCGCGGCATCGGGCGGCGGCGGCGGCGGCGGCCCCAAGGGCAATAATGGTGTCGGCAACGGCCCCGATCCCCAGCCTCCGGGCAACCCGCCGATCAATGACGGCCCCGGCACCAGCCCCGGCAATCCGGGGAACAAGGGCGGCAAACACTGAGCGCCAAGGTTCAGCTGATTGATGGCGAATGGGCGGAGCGCCCTCATGGGGCGGAATTGATGCTGCGCCTTACACCCGGGACTTCGATGACCTTCATCGGCGATCAGCCGGTGATCGTTTCGCAGTCCCGGCACGCCATTTATGAACTGAACCAGATAGCAGGCTATATCGGATGCCGCCTTGAGGACGGGGTGTCCCTGTCGCAACTTGCGCAGGAAGTCGCCGACCGGGGCGTCGATCAGGCCGCGTCCATGCTCGACACGGTGCTGGCGGAATGGTCCCACTCCGGGCTGGTCCGCGCCACTGCCCGCCCGCCCGCATCCGCGCCCATCCTGATGCAATCCATATCGCTCGGTGGTCGCGCCCTCACGCTGCGCTATCATGACGAGGCGCTGGTACGGCACGTGGCGCCGCTTTTCGCCCATCTTCAAACGGATGCGGCCTCAACGCCACCCTCCACCATCTATCATCTCTGGCAAAGCAACGGGCTTTGCCTCTTCAGCCGTGATGCGGGCGATGCCTCCGTCCTGCAACTCCATCAGGCCGCCACCCTGGTCAAGGCGCGGATCATCCAGGACATCATCGATGATCCCCGCTGGAACCTGGCGCTGCATGCGGGCTGCGTCAGCCGCAATGGAAAGGCGCTCCTGCTGACCGGGCCTCCGGGCGCGGGGAAGACGACCCTGACCTCGTGGCTGATCGGCAGCGGCTTTGCCTATCATGGCGATGACATCAGCATGCTAAGACCAGACGGCCAAGTGCTGGGCCTTCCCTTTCTGCCAACCGTCAAATCTGGCGCCTGGCCGATGATGGCCGCGCGCTACCCGGGGCAGCTTCAGCCGCTGATCCACTGGCGGCCCGATGGGCGGCGGGTGCGTTACCTCGCCTTGTCACCGCCATCAGGGCAAGCGCCCCTGCCGGTGGGCTGGATCTTGAAGCTGCGGCGGACGAAGGGCGCGCCCGCGCGCCTGATCCCGCAACGCCCCACTGCACTGGTCAAGCATTTGCTCTCCGAAGCCGCCTCGTGCAGCGGAGAGGCGAGCCGCCCCGCGATCGACAGCCTGATCCGCGCCGTCGGCGGCGCCCGGACCTGCGAACTGGAATATGACGATCTGGATGAAGCGGCCGCGCTGCTGGGGGTATTTTGTGATCCGGCTTGATCACCTAAATGGCTTATTGTCCTGCCTGCGGGGTCAAACACCCTCGCATGCCGATTGGCCGCGTATCATTGCGCTCGCCAACAAGACCTTGTGCAGCCCCGCCGTGGCCGCGCGGCTTAGAAAAGCCGGACGCTTTCCCGCACTGCCATCGGATGTCGCGACATTTTTTGCCGAGATGGAAAGGCGCAATGGCGACCGTAACGATCGCATCATGGCGCAACTGGACGAAGCCGCCGCGACGATGAACGCGGCCGGTGTGTCGCCGATCCTGCTGAAGGGCACGGCATGGCTGGCTCATGCGCCACCGGACGAACGTGCCGCCCGGATGCTGGCGGACATCGACCTGATGGTGCCCGCCGATCGTTTCCTGCCCATGATCGATCAACTGCGCGGCATCGGCTACTGCCCCGACAGCCCCGATCCCCAGCCCGGAGTGCCCGTTGTCCTCTCGCGCCCGCAGGATACGGCGACGATCGACCTTCACTCCGATTATGGCAGCGCCAACACGCTCTCCTATAGCTTTGATGACCTGGCGCAAAATGCCGCCCTGCTGGAACTGGCGGGCGGGATAGTCCTGCTGCCATCGCCGGTTGCATGCACCGCGATATTGCTGCTGCATGACCAGTTGAAGGGGAGGGACTATTTGCGCGGCCGGATCGACCTGCGCCACCTGCTCGACATGCAGTCCTTCGCCAGCCGCTTCCAGCAGGATGATTGGGATGAGCTGAACCGGCATTTTCAGTCCGGCTATGCCCGCAACGCGATGCGCACCCAATTGCTCACGGCGCGCAAGTTGCTCGGCATGGAAGTGCCACGCGCCCTGACGCGGGGAATCCGTGCGCGGCTCCAATATATACGACGGCTCGCCCAGTTGCGCTGGCCCGGCCTGGCGCCCTTTCTGACCTTCCTGTCCCTCCTCGATCCCAGTTATGTCCTCGCCCGACGAGCCGCCCGAAGGACGCTGCTCGATGGCGAGCCGATCGCGGCCTCCGGACTGCCCAGGCGTGAAAGCCTGGAACGGCTGTTCATCCGCAACGAACTGGGGAAAATATAGGAAAGGCCCTGCTGTCCTTTCACCATTTGGACGTACTCCCTCCGCCACCGCCCCCAGGACCGTCAATTGGATTAAGAGGGGCGGCACCCTGATCGGAAGGGAGGAGGGCTGCCAATGGGACAAGCCATTTCACGCAGGACATTTTCCTTCGGATCGGCGGCAGCCCTGCTTTCGGCGCAAACCATGGGCCAAGGCCAGGCGGCATCCCCATCCAGCGTAACCCTGATCGAGGGCGGCATTCCCCGCCCGCTGGTCATACCGGATCAGCCGCTAGATTGCGTGGTCTATGCCGCGCGGGAACTCGCCGCGCATCTTTCGAAGGCCACCGGCACGCTGCCCCAGATCATCCCGGAACACGTAGCGTCGGGGCAAAGCACGTCAGAAGGCTTCTTCTTCCTGGGTGATACCGCCATTGCACGCGCATCGATCGATCTGGGCAGCCTCGCCCCTGAAGCCTGCATCCTTCGCACGATCGGAGGAAATTTCTGTATCGCGGGGCGCGATGGCCCTGGCGACCCGCTGGACCCGGATGTCACAGCAGGCACGTTGTTTGGCGTTTACCATTTTCTGCAAAACCATCTGAAGGTCCGCTGGCTTTGGCCCGGCGATCTGGGAACCATGGTGCCGAAAACGGCATCCCTCATCGTGCCGAGCCTGGACGAGGTCGTCGCTCCCCATTTGATGCAGCGTCATGTTCGCCTGTTCAAACCGGGCAAGATCGACCGTCCCGAACTCGGCTTTTCCACCACGGCGGCGGCGGACTACCGCGCGGAGGAGCGCATATTCATCAGGCGCCACCGGATGGGCCGCCGCCAGCACATCGGCTATGGCCATGCCTTTGGCGACTGGTGGGCAAAATATGGGGATCAGCATCCCGAATGGTTCCAGCTTGTCGATGGACGGCGCGGACCGGTAAAGCCGGGCGCCCGCTTTTCGATGTCGATCGCCGACCCCGGTCTGCACCAACAGATCGTCACCCTCTGGCGCGAGAAGGGCGGCGCCAGACGAGGGGCAAGCTTCATCAACGCGGTCGAAAACGACATCCCCGGGCTTTGCGAATGCGCGCTTTGTCGCGCGCTCGATAGCCCTCCACCGCCTGACTATCTGACATTCATTCCACCCCAATCGAAAATGGCCCGCCATCCTTTCGTGACGGATCGGTATGCGCGCTCCTGGCTCGAAATCCAGCGCCTCGCGGCTCGGGATAATCCCGACGTCACGGTCGTGGGCTACGCTTATTTCAACTATTTCGCGCCGCCGACCTCTGGCGTGCGGCTCAACAAGAACATTCTCGTCGGCTTTTGTCCTTCGTCATGGTTCTACCCGCGCACGGCGGCGGTGCAGGAGTGGATGAAGAAGCAATGGCGCGGCTGGGCAAACACCGGCGCGCGCATCTTCCTGCGCACGAACCATTTCCTCGATGGCTATTGCATGCCGTTCATCTTCGCCCACCAGTTTGCGGACGAATTCCGGAACGCGGCCACGAACGGCCTGGTGGGCACCGACTTCGATTCCCTCACCGGGCAATGGGCGACCCAAGGCCCGACGCTCTACCTACTGATGCGCCTTCAGTCTCAGCCGGACGCAGATGCCAATGCGTTGCTGGAGGAATATTATGCCTGTTTCGGCCCCGTCGCTGCGGACGTGAAGGCCTATTTCGAGCATTGGGAAAACTACACGATGAACCTCAGCGGAAGATTGGAGCAGACCTTCGCCGAATTGAAGGCGTCGCGCTGGAAAAGCTGGGCCAGGGCGGCGGCCATCGTCTATCCGGAAGGAAGCTTTGCAGCCGGACAAAAACTTCTGTCCAAAGCCGTGCAATCTGCGGCGCATGATCCGCAAGCGGCTGAGCGGGTGAACTTCCTACAACTCGGGCTGGAACATGCGCGGCTCTGCTGCCGGGCGGCTAGTGCGCGCAGTGCGGGCGGGGTGCAGAAGTCCGAAGCGGGCGGGCAGGCGGCCGATGCCCTTATCCAGTTCCGGCGGCAGCACGAACGCACCTGGATCGCAAATTTCGATCATTGCGCCTGGGTCGAGGGTGAGAGCTGGAATTGACCTCTGCCAATGTGCGTGAAGGCGCTGCTTTACAATGCATGCGGCGGCAATTAGCGCAGAGCCGTGATGAAGCTCTTCGTGCCCGTCGCTGCCCTTGTGACGCTTCTGGCGAATGGGGCGGCGGCGCGGGACTATTGTCCCGATCGCCCCGGTTTGGACACGCCGCCCTGTACCCTTGAACCGGGCGCTTTATCGGTGGAAACATCGGCCGTCGACTGGACGCATGACACGTCGCCGGACTCGGTAAGCGATACCATTTTGCTGGGCGACGTCGCACTGCGCTATGGCATCGCGGAGCATGCCGAGCTGCGCCTGGGCTGGACCGCTTCGGGCATCGTCCGTACCCGCGATCGCCAAACCGGGGACGTCCAACGGCAATCAGGCTCAGGCGACGTCAGCATCGGGATCAAGCGCAACCTGATCGACCCCGATGGACACGATCTGTCGGCTGCTTTTCTGCCCTGGATCAGCGTGCCGACGGGCGGCAGTGCGATTGGCGCCGGTGATTGGGGCGGCGGCGTGCAGCTTCCCATCAACGTGCCCGTGGCGGAGAAGCTTTCCCTGCTGTTCACGCCGGAGATAGACGCAGCCGTGGACAGCGACCGAAAGGGGCGGCATCTGGTCTATGGCTCGGCGGGTGGCATCAACTTCTCCGCAAGTCCGCTGTTCAACCTTGCTATCGAAGGCGCCGTGATGCGCGACGATGATGCAGGGAAAATCAGCACGCAGGCCGTCGCGGGCCTCTCCGCCGCACTGATGGTTGGCAAGGCTGCTCAGGTCGATATCGGCTCCGAATTCGGCCTCAACCACGACACGCCTGAAAGGCGCATCTATATCGGTCTCGCCCGGCGCTTTTGATAGAGGACGCCATGGAAGTCGAACTGAATGCAGAGGCGAAGGACAAGCGGCTTAATCGCATGGTCGCGATCACGGTCGTCATCCTCTCCATCTTCACGGGCATGTGCAACATCAAGGATGGCAACATAGTCCAGGCGATGCAGCAGGCGCAGTCCAACGCTGTAGACAGCTGGAATGAATATCAGGCGGCCAAGACCAAATTGCATATCAGCCAGACCAGCCGCAGTCAGATTGTCCTTCTGGCCGACACGCCTCATCGGCAGGCGCTGTCGAAACGCACCGTCGATGCGCTTGATGCCAGCATCGCGAAATATATCCGGGAAGTGCCTGCTCTGGCTCGGCAGGCAAAGGCCGATTCCGCCCTTTATGATGCCCTCAACGTCCATGACGACCAATTCGACGCGAGCGAGGCCATGATTTCCACCGCCATATCACTCGCCGCCGTCGCCGCGCTGGTGGAAAGCGCCTGGCTGCTCGGCGTCGGCTGGATGTTCGGTGCGTTCGGAATGTTCCTGGGCCTGTGCGGCTTTGCCGGTTGGGCGTTCCACCCCGATATACTCAGCCACTTCCTTGGCTGATCCGGCTCAATTCATCAGGCTGGCATAGCGCGCGGGTGGGGTCGGCAAGGTGAAGCGGGCGACAGTGCCCGACAGAATCACCAGCGCAATCACCAGCGCGGCCGACCTTTTCCCGCGAACGGCTTCGTCGCGTCTCCACAGGATGATCCAGCCTAGCGCCGTCGCCAACATCGCCCAGAGATGATAGCGAAGGTCGGATGATATGCTGAGCAGGATGAAGCTCGCTTCCTGAAAGAGCGTCGAAACGAACAGGGCCGTTGCGAGTTCGCGCTGCGCTCCCTCGGGCCGACACCAGCAGTTCCACAACCCCCACAACGCCACGACGACCCAGAAAATCGGCCACGCCACGGGCGCTTCGGTCAGCAATCCAGCCACCCCCTGCCACCGCGTCGCCATGAACGAGGGATCGGGGAAACCCAGGTCATTGGGCTCCGATCGCGCGGGCGGTGCGGCCAGCGGCCAATGCAGGGGCACCAGCCAGCGCTCGGTCGAATTCAGATGGCCAAGCCGGTGCGCGAGATAGGCATAGGGATGGGCAATGACAGCCTTGGCAAATAGCCCATAAAGCTG is a window from the Sphingobium sp. Cam5-1 genome containing:
- a CDS encoding transporter, translating into MKLFVPVAALVTLLANGAAARDYCPDRPGLDTPPCTLEPGALSVETSAVDWTHDTSPDSVSDTILLGDVALRYGIAEHAELRLGWTASGIVRTRDRQTGDVQRQSGSGDVSIGIKRNLIDPDGHDLSAAFLPWISVPTGGSAIGAGDWGGGVQLPINVPVAEKLSLLFTPEIDAAVDSDRKGRHLVYGSAGGINFSASPLFNLAIEGAVMRDDDAGKISTQAVAGLSAALMVGKAAQVDIGSEFGLNHDTPERRIYIGLARRF
- a CDS encoding DUF4337 domain-containing protein; translated protein: MEVELNAEAKDKRLNRMVAITVVILSIFTGMCNIKDGNIVQAMQQAQSNAVDSWNEYQAAKTKLHISQTSRSQIVLLADTPHRQALSKRTVDALDASIAKYIREVPALARQAKADSALYDALNVHDDQFDASEAMISTAISLAAVAALVESAWLLGVGWMFGAFGMFLGLCGFAGWAFHPDILSHFLG
- a CDS encoding DUF4838 domain-containing protein, coding for MGQAISRRTFSFGSAAALLSAQTMGQGQAASPSSVTLIEGGIPRPLVIPDQPLDCVVYAARELAAHLSKATGTLPQIIPEHVASGQSTSEGFFFLGDTAIARASIDLGSLAPEACILRTIGGNFCIAGRDGPGDPLDPDVTAGTLFGVYHFLQNHLKVRWLWPGDLGTMVPKTASLIVPSLDEVVAPHLMQRHVRLFKPGKIDRPELGFSTTAAADYRAEERIFIRRHRMGRRQHIGYGHAFGDWWAKYGDQHPEWFQLVDGRRGPVKPGARFSMSIADPGLHQQIVTLWREKGGARRGASFINAVENDIPGLCECALCRALDSPPPPDYLTFIPPQSKMARHPFVTDRYARSWLEIQRLAARDNPDVTVVGYAYFNYFAPPTSGVRLNKNILVGFCPSSWFYPRTAAVQEWMKKQWRGWANTGARIFLRTNHFLDGYCMPFIFAHQFADEFRNAATNGLVGTDFDSLTGQWATQGPTLYLLMRLQSQPDADANALLEEYYACFGPVAADVKAYFEHWENYTMNLSGRLEQTFAELKASRWKSWARAAAIVYPEGSFAAGQKLLSKAVQSAAHDPQAAERVNFLQLGLEHARLCCRAASARSAGGVQKSEAGGQAADALIQFRRQHERTWIANFDHCAWVEGESWN
- a CDS encoding nucleotidyltransferase family protein; amino-acid sequence: MKRPRCWGYFVIRLDHLNGLLSCLRGQTPSHADWPRIIALANKTLCSPAVAARLRKAGRFPALPSDVATFFAEMERRNGDRNDRIMAQLDEAAATMNAAGVSPILLKGTAWLAHAPPDERAARMLADIDLMVPADRFLPMIDQLRGIGYCPDSPDPQPGVPVVLSRPQDTATIDLHSDYGSANTLSYSFDDLAQNAALLELAGGIVLLPSPVACTAILLLHDQLKGRDYLRGRIDLRHLLDMQSFASRFQQDDWDELNRHFQSGYARNAMRTQLLTARKLLGMEVPRALTRGIRARLQYIRRLAQLRWPGLAPFLTFLSLLDPSYVLARRAARRTLLDGEPIAASGLPRRESLERLFIRNELGKI